In one Sphingomonas sp. S1-29 genomic region, the following are encoded:
- a CDS encoding amidohydrolase family protein: MRAFAFAAALLAGTTLAVAVPAAAQDVVITNAKLAIGDGSAPIEGGTVVIRGGRVVSAGAGGAAPAGGRTIDAGGRWVSPGIVAGFSRMGIIEVDGVSETNDSSAPRSPFNAALDVASAVNPLSGPIAVNRAEGITRAIVAPDPRGSIFAGQGAVIDLGSDMNPVTRGQAFQFMEWGQTGAEQAGGSRPAAMAMLRNALFEARTYAANPASYNDRGKDALLTRADAQALGPVLRGEMPLLVHAERASDILTIIALKREFPALKPVLVGATEGWMVAREIAAAQIPVIASALADLPASFEQLAATQSNIGRLKAAGVLVGIGQINDDESRQARLVKQYAGNLVALTKIPGAAGLSWGEAFATITSKPAEAIGMGGEIGSLRPGRRGDVVIWDGDPLEVGTAATSVFIDGVEQPLENRQTRLRQRYLDPKEGALPKAYQH; encoded by the coding sequence ATGCGCGCTTTTGCTTTTGCGGCGGCATTGCTCGCCGGTACCACCCTTGCAGTGGCGGTTCCCGCCGCTGCGCAGGACGTCGTCATCACCAACGCCAAGCTGGCCATCGGTGACGGCTCGGCCCCGATCGAGGGCGGCACCGTCGTCATTCGCGGCGGCCGCGTCGTCTCGGCGGGCGCGGGTGGAGCGGCCCCTGCCGGCGGTCGCACGATTGATGCCGGCGGCCGCTGGGTATCGCCCGGCATCGTCGCTGGGTTCAGCCGGATGGGGATCATCGAGGTCGACGGCGTCAGCGAGACCAATGATTCCTCGGCGCCGCGCTCGCCCTTCAACGCCGCGCTCGACGTCGCCTCGGCGGTGAACCCGCTATCGGGGCCGATCGCGGTCAACCGCGCCGAGGGGATCACCCGCGCGATCGTCGCGCCCGATCCACGCGGCTCGATCTTCGCGGGGCAGGGCGCGGTCATCGACCTTGGCAGCGACATGAACCCGGTCACGCGCGGCCAGGCGTTCCAGTTCATGGAATGGGGCCAGACCGGCGCCGAACAGGCGGGGGGCAGCCGCCCCGCCGCAATGGCGATGCTGCGCAACGCCTTGTTCGAGGCGCGCACCTACGCCGCCAACCCCGCGAGCTACAATGATCGCGGCAAGGACGCGTTGCTCACCCGCGCCGACGCGCAGGCGCTGGGGCCGGTGCTGCGCGGCGAAATGCCGTTGCTGGTCCATGCCGAGCGCGCGTCGGACATTCTCACGATCATCGCGCTCAAGCGCGAATTCCCCGCGCTTAAGCCGGTGCTCGTCGGCGCGACCGAGGGCTGGATGGTCGCGCGCGAAATCGCCGCCGCGCAGATCCCCGTCATCGCCTCGGCGCTCGCCGATCTTCCCGCCTCGTTCGAGCAACTGGCGGCAACCCAGTCGAACATCGGGCGCTTGAAGGCGGCGGGCGTCCTCGTCGGCATCGGCCAGATCAACGACGATGAATCGCGCCAGGCGCGGCTGGTGAAGCAATATGCCGGCAATCTGGTCGCGCTCACCAAAATTCCCGGTGCTGCCGGCCTCAGCTGGGGCGAGGCGTTCGCGACGATCACTTCGAAACCCGCCGAGGCGATCGGCATGGGTGGCGAGATCGGCTCGCTCCGCCCCGGCCGCCGCGGCGACGTGGTGATCTGGGACGGCGACCCGCTCGAAGTCGGCACTGCGGCGACGTCGGTGTTCATCGACGGCGTCGAACAGCCGCTCGAGAACCGCCAGACCCGGCTGCGCCAGCGCTATCTCGATCCCAAGGAAGGCGCGCTGCCCAAGGCCTATCAACACTGA
- a CDS encoding amidohydrolase, translating into MRSAITILAAVGLAGCAANGAGAPKTASFGAKAPAPGMGKGFDHNPYPSTYRAYPGLPTLITNVTILDGEGGRIDNGAVLFREGKIVEVGQQIAAADAQVIDGQGKWVTPGIIDVHSHLGDYPSPGVQAHSDGNEATAPITAEVWAEHSVWPQDPGFSRALANGGVTTLQILPGSANLMGGRAVTLKNVYARTMQGMKFPDAPYGFKMACGENPKRVYGGKGRAPSTRMGNVAVNRATWAKAKEYGRKWDKYETDGGEAPVRDIQLDTLRGVMSGEILVHNHCYRADEMAIVMDMAKEFGYKVTAFHHAVESYKIADLLKANGACSAVWADWYGFKMESYDAVTENLAILENEGACAMIHSDDANGIQRLNQEVAKVWHAARRAGMDISKERAWRWLGIGPAAALGVADKTGSLKPGKMADVVLWNGDPFSVYTRPERVWIDGALMYDANNPKMRPVSDFELGQPGEGDTK; encoded by the coding sequence ATGCGTAGCGCGATCACGATCCTGGCCGCGGTCGGCCTCGCCGGCTGTGCCGCCAATGGCGCCGGCGCGCCCAAGACGGCGTCCTTCGGCGCCAAGGCGCCCGCCCCCGGCATGGGCAAGGGTTTCGACCACAACCCTTATCCCTCGACCTACCGCGCCTATCCCGGCCTGCCGACGCTCATCACCAACGTGACGATCCTCGATGGCGAGGGCGGACGGATCGACAATGGCGCGGTGCTGTTCCGCGAGGGCAAGATCGTCGAGGTCGGCCAGCAGATCGCCGCCGCCGACGCGCAGGTGATCGACGGGCAGGGCAAATGGGTCACCCCCGGGATCATCGACGTCCATAGCCATCTCGGCGACTATCCCTCGCCCGGCGTGCAGGCGCATTCCGACGGCAACGAAGCGACCGCGCCGATCACCGCCGAAGTCTGGGCCGAACATTCGGTCTGGCCGCAGGACCCCGGCTTCAGCCGCGCGCTCGCCAATGGCGGGGTGACCACGCTCCAGATCCTGCCCGGCTCGGCGAACCTGATGGGCGGCCGCGCGGTGACGCTCAAGAACGTCTATGCGCGCACGATGCAGGGGATGAAGTTCCCCGATGCGCCCTATGGCTTCAAGATGGCCTGCGGCGAGAACCCCAAGCGCGTCTATGGCGGCAAGGGCCGCGCGCCCTCGACCCGCATGGGCAATGTCGCAGTAAACCGCGCGACCTGGGCCAAGGCCAAGGAATATGGGCGCAAATGGGACAAGTACGAAACCGACGGCGGCGAGGCCCCGGTGCGCGACATCCAGCTCGATACGCTGCGCGGCGTGATGTCGGGCGAAATCCTCGTCCACAACCATTGCTACCGCGCCGATGAGATGGCCATCGTCATGGATATGGCCAAGGAGTTCGGCTACAAGGTCACGGCGTTCCACCACGCGGTCGAAAGCTACAAGATCGCCGACCTGCTCAAGGCCAATGGCGCCTGCTCGGCGGTGTGGGCCGACTGGTACGGCTTCAAGATGGAAAGCTACGACGCGGTCACCGAAAACCTCGCGATCCTAGAAAATGAGGGCGCGTGCGCGATGATCCATTCGGACGACGCCAACGGCATCCAGCGCCTCAACCAGGAAGTCGCCAAGGTATGGCACGCCGCGCGCCGCGCGGGCATGGACATCTCGAAGGAGCGCGCCTGGCGCTGGCTCGGCATCGGCCCTGCCGCCGCGCTCGGCGTCGCCGACAAGACCGGCAGCCTCAAGCCCGGCAAAATGGCCGATGTCGTGTTGTGGAACGGCGATCCCTTCAGCGTCTACACCCGCCCCGAGCGCGTCTGGATCGACGGCGCGCTGATGTACGACGCCAACAACCCCAAGATGCGACCGGTATCTGATTTTGAGCTCGGCCAGCCCGGCGAAGGAGACACCAAGTAA